The Gemmata palustris genome includes a region encoding these proteins:
- a CDS encoding 3' terminal RNA ribose 2'-O-methyltransferase Hen1: MLLTVTTTRSPATDLGWLLHKHPDKLQSFDLTFGQAHVFYPDATDERCTAALVLDVDPVGLARQRRNTGNELLAQYVNDRPYAASSFLSVALSQVFGSALNGSCKAKPELAETPLPLAARLTALPCRRGGEGFLRRLFEPLGYEVSATRHPLDTHFPEWGESPYFTVELSATVRLADLLSHLYVLVPVLDDEKHYWVSTDEVDKLLRHGGNWLAAHPEKEQIAARYLRRQGKLVKSALNSLGRDEATDPDEAAAAQDLAEERLEARVSLHERRLATVHAALRASGANRVLDLGCGEGKLLRLLATDPQFKEVVGVDVSVRSLEIARQRLDRQRLPDNLGDRVKLLHGALTYRDARLEGFDAAAIVEVIEHLDPPRLGAFERALFGAARPGVVVLTTPNSEYNVRFENLPAGKFRHADHRFEWTRAEFASWCAGVGAAHGYTARIDPLGDVDAEVGAPSQMAVFTRGGSA, translated from the coding sequence ATGCTCCTGACTGTAACGACGACCCGTAGCCCCGCGACCGACCTGGGTTGGCTCCTGCACAAACACCCCGACAAGCTGCAGTCGTTCGATCTCACGTTCGGTCAGGCCCACGTCTTCTACCCTGACGCGACCGACGAGCGCTGCACCGCCGCCCTTGTACTCGACGTGGACCCGGTCGGCCTCGCGCGCCAGCGGCGGAACACCGGCAACGAGCTACTCGCGCAGTACGTCAATGACCGGCCTTATGCGGCGTCCTCGTTTCTGAGCGTCGCCCTTTCGCAAGTGTTCGGCAGCGCACTCAACGGGAGCTGCAAGGCGAAGCCGGAACTCGCCGAGACTCCGCTACCCCTGGCTGCTCGACTCACGGCACTTCCTTGTCGGCGCGGAGGAGAGGGCTTCCTGCGTAGGCTTTTCGAGCCGCTCGGGTACGAAGTTTCGGCCACGCGGCACCCGCTCGACACGCACTTCCCGGAGTGGGGCGAATCGCCGTACTTCACGGTCGAACTCTCGGCCACGGTTCGGCTCGCGGACCTGCTCTCGCACCTCTACGTCCTCGTCCCCGTGCTCGACGACGAGAAACACTACTGGGTCAGCACCGACGAAGTAGACAAGCTCCTCCGTCACGGCGGGAACTGGCTCGCCGCACACCCGGAAAAGGAACAGATCGCGGCCCGGTACTTGCGCAGACAGGGCAAATTGGTGAAATCTGCACTGAACTCACTCGGGCGCGACGAAGCGACCGACCCGGACGAAGCCGCGGCCGCACAAGACTTGGCGGAAGAACGGTTGGAAGCGCGCGTGAGCCTGCACGAGCGGCGCCTCGCAACCGTTCATGCCGCCCTGCGCGCGAGCGGTGCTAATCGCGTGCTGGACCTCGGGTGCGGTGAGGGGAAACTCCTCCGATTGCTCGCGACCGATCCGCAATTCAAGGAAGTGGTCGGCGTCGACGTGTCCGTGCGGAGCCTGGAAATCGCGCGCCAGCGCCTCGACCGCCAGCGCCTGCCCGACAATCTGGGCGACCGCGTGAAACTCCTGCACGGCGCCCTCACGTACCGCGACGCCCGGCTCGAAGGCTTCGACGCCGCGGCCATAGTGGAAGTGATCGAGCACCTTGATCCGCCGCGGTTGGGCGCCTTCGAGCGCGCACTGTTCGGTGCCGCGCGGCCGGGAGTGGTCGTGCTCACAACCCCGAACAGCGAATACAACGTGCGGTTCGAGAACCTGCCGGCCGGCAAGTTCCGGCACGCGGACCACCGCTTCGAGTGGACCCGCGCCGAGTTCGCGTCGTGGTGCGCGGGCGTGGGCGCTGCCCACGGCTACACGGCCCGCATCGACCCGCTCGGCGACGTGGACGCAGAAGTCGGCGCGCCGAGCCAGATGGCGGTGTTCACTCGGGGAGGCAGCGCATGA
- a CDS encoding HEAT repeat domain-containing protein → MNADFDPMWSTDELISFALSHSPTNEDDDPHWEVIRTLRKRGTREVFDAATRLLASACPMERALGVNIHAQLGYKQDKSFAAESVQLLANLLEVEEDEDVICDALIAFGHLHQPECLPSAVRFASYPDDHIRYGVAYALAGLDDERAIATLIVLTDDASARVRDWATFALGSQTEWDSPELRAALWARTADSDNETRGEALKGLVHRGDTRAAEAIIAELNGPDPYLTTVEAAEILADPCVLPALERLRVRRPGDRYVEHAIVACSTNG, encoded by the coding sequence ATGAATGCCGACTTTGATCCGATGTGGTCGACGGACGAACTGATTTCGTTCGCGTTATCTCATTCACCAACAAACGAGGACGACGATCCACATTGGGAAGTCATCCGCACGCTTCGCAAGCGCGGAACGCGCGAGGTGTTCGACGCCGCAACTCGTTTGCTTGCGAGCGCCTGCCCAATGGAACGCGCGCTCGGTGTGAACATTCACGCTCAATTGGGTTACAAGCAAGACAAATCGTTCGCGGCGGAGTCGGTTCAACTTCTTGCGAACTTACTCGAAGTTGAGGAAGACGAGGACGTTATTTGTGACGCGCTGATCGCATTCGGGCACTTGCACCAGCCCGAATGTTTGCCGAGCGCTGTGCGATTTGCGAGCTATCCGGACGACCACATCCGCTACGGCGTCGCCTACGCGCTCGCCGGCTTGGATGACGAACGGGCTATCGCCACGCTGATCGTTCTTACCGACGACGCAAGTGCGCGGGTCCGCGACTGGGCCACTTTCGCCCTTGGAAGCCAGACCGAGTGGGACAGTCCAGAACTTCGTGCGGCGCTGTGGGCGCGTACTGCGGACTCGGACAACGAAACTCGCGGCGAAGCACTCAAGGGCTTGGTTCACCGCGGAGATACGCGCGCGGCCGAAGCCATCATTGCCGAACTGAACGGCCCGGACCCGTATCTCACGACGGTCGAAGCAGCCGAAATCCTCGCTGATCCGTGCGTGTTACCCGCGCTCGAACGGTTGCGCGTGCGGCGCCCGGGAGACAGGTACGTCGAGCACGCGATCGTAGCGTGCTCGACGAACGGCTAA
- the tssG gene encoding type VI secretion system baseplate subunit TssG: MNSTPHSRSPLAALFAAPGKFDFFQAVRLLERLASAENRAAVGGDTAPEQEAVLFRVLPALRFPVGSVSKVAPERDGPPELVATFGGLTGPDGILPQHYTALLISRSRLKDHTLRDWLDMFHHRLLSLFTRAWEKNRWAAVVDRQRAEGNAREDAATRAGFAVAGFGTGGLRERLKLPGDVPVFYAGLLSRQPRTATGLEQILGDFFGWPVRVEQFAGQWLYLDAENKAELPREGRAGLNCTLGRDVVIGRRVWDVQGSVRVVVGPLDGHAFRSLLPGGDARAPVCEMVRLYLGLEFDAEVQVVIEPDAVPVTALEYDERAGPRLGWNTWVRTHNFGAPVSDVKFAVK; the protein is encoded by the coding sequence ATGAATTCCACTCCCCACTCCCGTTCGCCGCTCGCCGCACTGTTCGCCGCGCCGGGGAAGTTCGACTTCTTCCAGGCGGTGCGATTGCTCGAACGGCTCGCTTCGGCCGAGAACCGCGCCGCAGTCGGTGGTGATACCGCACCCGAGCAAGAGGCGGTGTTGTTCCGCGTGCTACCCGCGTTGCGGTTCCCGGTGGGGTCGGTGTCGAAGGTCGCACCCGAACGCGACGGCCCGCCGGAATTGGTCGCCACGTTCGGCGGGCTGACCGGGCCGGACGGGATCTTACCGCAACACTACACCGCCCTCCTCATCAGCCGGTCGCGGCTCAAGGACCACACGCTCCGCGACTGGCTCGACATGTTCCACCACCGGCTCCTGTCGCTCTTCACGCGCGCGTGGGAGAAGAACCGGTGGGCCGCGGTCGTGGACCGGCAGCGCGCGGAAGGGAATGCGCGCGAGGACGCCGCCACACGCGCAGGGTTCGCGGTTGCAGGGTTCGGCACCGGCGGGCTGCGCGAGCGGCTGAAGCTCCCCGGCGACGTCCCCGTCTTCTACGCGGGGTTGCTCTCGCGCCAGCCGCGCACCGCGACGGGGTTAGAACAGATCCTCGGCGATTTCTTCGGCTGGCCGGTCCGCGTGGAGCAGTTCGCGGGTCAGTGGCTCTACCTCGACGCCGAAAACAAAGCGGAACTCCCGCGCGAGGGGCGCGCGGGACTGAACTGCACACTCGGGCGCGACGTGGTGATCGGGCGCCGCGTGTGGGACGTGCAGGGGAGCGTCCGCGTCGTGGTCGGCCCGCTCGACGGGCACGCGTTCCGCAGCCTGCTCCCCGGCGGGGACGCCCGGGCGCCGGTGTGCGAGATGGTCCGCCTGTACCTGGGCCTGGAGTTCGACGCGGAGGTTCAGGTGGTTATCGAACCGGACGCGGTGCCGGTCACCGCACTGGAGTACGACGAGCGCGCCGGCCCTCGACTCGGTTGGAACACGTGGGTCCGCACGCACAACTTCGGCGCGCCCGTGAGCGACGTGAAGTTCGCGGTGAAGTGA
- the tssF gene encoding type VI secretion system baseplate subunit TssF produces MTEDLLPYYNRELSYIRRHAARFAEAHPKVAARLRLGPDGSEDPHVERLLQGFAYLTSRVRHKLDDEFPEITQALIGTLYPHYLAPIPSCAVVQLDLDPGQNELTSGLTVARAQALESEPIQGEPCRFRTAYPVTLFPIDVRVASLASAPFTAPPTPRANSALAVLRIGLGTRSANVRFANFAGMTKLRFFLRGQPQHTQRLYELLLNHAVEVAFAKRPDDKGAIAVGPEAVQPVGFARDEGLFPYPARSFIGYRLLTEYFTFPQKFLFFDVTVPQAALARADGVLEMFVYLNRQAADLEPNITADTFRLGCSPMVNLYEQPAEPIRLTQQQFEYRVVPDHRRPLAHEVYSVNTVTATAADGRETEYAPFFAVKHSSSGARREGAPGTGGPAHPYWHSARRPAADAAEPRPDSTAVDHGTEMYLSFVDIGFNPAAPIDRTVFVQCTCTNRDLPARLPFGGGQPKLQLTEGSGLVTRITCLTPPTPTVRTHLREEGLWRLVSHLTLNHLSLTDGPDGADALREILALYDFTESAATRAQIEGVRAVSGKRVLGRANGAVCRGVEVGVEFDEDRYTGNGMYLFASVLDRFFTLYASVNTFTRTVATVARREGVYKRFPSRAGDQIVL; encoded by the coding sequence ATGACCGAAGACCTACTGCCCTATTACAACCGCGAGTTGTCGTACATCCGCCGGCACGCGGCGCGGTTCGCGGAGGCGCACCCGAAGGTCGCGGCCCGGCTGCGTCTCGGTCCCGACGGCAGCGAGGACCCGCACGTCGAGCGCCTGCTGCAGGGGTTCGCGTACCTCACGTCGCGCGTGCGCCACAAGCTGGACGACGAGTTCCCGGAGATCACGCAGGCCCTCATCGGCACGCTGTACCCGCACTACCTCGCGCCGATCCCGAGTTGTGCGGTGGTGCAACTCGACCTCGACCCGGGCCAAAACGAGCTCACGAGCGGACTCACCGTTGCGCGCGCCCAGGCACTCGAAAGCGAACCCATTCAGGGCGAGCCGTGCCGGTTCCGTACCGCGTACCCGGTCACGCTGTTCCCGATTGATGTGCGGGTCGCGTCGCTCGCGAGCGCGCCCTTCACCGCGCCCCCCACGCCGCGCGCGAACTCCGCGCTCGCCGTGCTCCGTATCGGTCTGGGCACGCGCTCGGCGAACGTGCGGTTCGCCAACTTCGCGGGGATGACGAAGCTCCGGTTCTTCCTCCGCGGGCAACCCCAACACACCCAGCGCCTCTACGAACTCCTGCTCAACCACGCGGTCGAGGTCGCGTTCGCGAAGCGCCCCGACGATAAGGGCGCGATCGCGGTCGGCCCGGAGGCGGTCCAACCGGTCGGGTTCGCGCGCGACGAAGGGCTGTTCCCGTACCCGGCGCGGTCGTTCATCGGCTACCGACTGCTCACCGAATACTTCACGTTCCCGCAAAAGTTCCTGTTCTTCGACGTGACCGTTCCGCAAGCTGCGCTCGCGCGTGCGGACGGCGTCCTCGAGATGTTCGTCTACCTGAACCGGCAGGCGGCGGACCTCGAACCGAACATCACGGCCGACACGTTCCGCCTCGGGTGTTCGCCGATGGTGAACCTGTACGAACAACCGGCCGAACCGATCCGGCTCACGCAGCAGCAGTTCGAGTACCGCGTGGTGCCGGACCACCGGCGGCCGCTCGCGCACGAGGTCTATTCCGTCAACACGGTGACCGCGACCGCGGCCGACGGGCGCGAGACGGAATACGCCCCGTTCTTCGCGGTGAAGCACAGTAGTTCGGGTGCGCGGCGCGAAGGTGCGCCCGGCACGGGGGGGCCGGCGCACCCGTACTGGCACTCGGCCCGTCGGCCCGCGGCCGACGCCGCCGAACCGCGCCCCGATTCGACGGCCGTCGACCACGGCACCGAGATGTACCTGTCGTTCGTGGACATCGGCTTCAACCCGGCCGCGCCGATCGACCGGACGGTGTTCGTGCAGTGTACCTGTACGAACCGCGACCTCCCGGCCCGGCTCCCGTTCGGCGGCGGGCAACCGAAACTCCAACTCACTGAGGGCAGCGGACTCGTTACGCGGATCACCTGTCTCACCCCTCCGACCCCCACAGTAAGAACGCACCTGCGCGAAGAAGGATTGTGGCGGCTGGTGTCGCACCTCACGCTCAACCACTTGTCGCTGACCGATGGCCCCGACGGAGCGGACGCGCTGCGCGAGATCCTCGCGCTGTACGATTTCACCGAATCCGCAGCCACGCGCGCGCAGATCGAGGGCGTGCGAGCCGTGAGCGGGAAGCGCGTGTTGGGGCGCGCGAACGGTGCGGTGTGTCGCGGGGTAGAGGTGGGCGTCGAGTTCGACGAGGACCGCTACACCGGCAACGGGATGTACCTGTTCGCGAGCGTACTGGACCGCTTCTTCACCCTGTACGCGAGCGTGAACACGTTCACCCGCACCGTCGCGACCGTCGCACGGAGGGAAGGTGTTTATAAGCGCTTCCCGTCTCGGGCCGGCGACCAGATCGTGCTGTGA
- the tssE gene encoding type VI secretion system baseplate subunit TssE, with product MPPIRSDQPLLPSVLDRLLDDEPGTSAEPARNRSQLLRELKLSVRRDIESLLNARRRNVALPPGLPELANSLLTYGVPDFSGAGPATDDQRDAFCRMLETIIGQGEPRLLRVSVALAGDVDTADRTLRFRIDALLRADPAPEPVVFDSTLEPATHQFAVQGG from the coding sequence GTGCCGCCGATCCGGTCCGATCAACCGCTGTTGCCCTCGGTCCTCGACCGGTTGCTCGACGACGAGCCCGGTACCAGTGCGGAGCCGGCGCGGAACCGCTCCCAACTCTTACGCGAACTCAAGCTCTCAGTCCGCCGCGACATCGAGAGCTTGCTCAACGCGCGGCGCCGGAACGTGGCACTCCCGCCGGGGTTGCCCGAACTCGCGAACTCCCTCCTCACTTACGGCGTACCCGACTTCAGCGGCGCGGGGCCGGCCACCGACGACCAGCGCGACGCCTTCTGCCGCATGTTGGAAACGATCATCGGCCAGGGCGAACCGCGCCTGCTCCGCGTGAGCGTGGCCCTCGCGGGCGACGTCGATACGGCCGACCGGACGCTGCGGTTCCGCATCGACGCCCTGCTCCGCGCGGACCCGGCCCCCGAACCGGTGGTGTTCGACTCCACGCTCGAACCCGCCACGCACCAGTTCGCCGTACAGGGTGGGTAA
- a CDS encoding type VI secretion system accessory protein TagJ, translating to MTPTEAYKAGKLGDAISAALEHVRNAPTDRGKRLFLAELCCFSGDLERADKQLDVLFTPDAADIIQLTLFRQLIRGETARREVFNHGRVPEFLAQPSDALKMRLEALIHVREGKVGEAAEVLAKAEEVRPAVTGVCDGAAFDDWRDLDDLTAPVLEVITANGNYYWVPLEAVESLEFHKPERARDLYWRPARLIVREGPDGVVYVPALYFGSHTAPDDEVKLGRRTDWLGGETEPYRGRGLREFLVGDASKTVLEIEKIEGAK from the coding sequence ATGACACCGACCGAAGCCTACAAAGCCGGCAAACTCGGCGACGCGATCTCCGCGGCCCTCGAACACGTGCGCAACGCGCCCACGGACCGCGGTAAGCGGCTGTTCCTCGCGGAGCTGTGCTGCTTCAGCGGCGACCTCGAGCGCGCCGACAAACAGCTCGACGTGCTGTTCACGCCGGACGCCGCGGACATCATTCAGCTCACGCTGTTCCGCCAGCTCATCCGCGGCGAAACGGCCCGGCGCGAGGTCTTTAACCACGGCCGCGTGCCGGAGTTCCTCGCGCAGCCTTCCGACGCACTCAAGATGCGGTTGGAAGCGCTCATTCACGTCCGCGAGGGCAAAGTGGGCGAAGCCGCCGAGGTGCTCGCGAAGGCGGAAGAGGTTCGGCCCGCGGTGACCGGCGTGTGCGATGGCGCCGCGTTCGACGACTGGCGCGACCTCGACGACCTCACCGCACCCGTACTCGAAGTCATTACCGCGAACGGCAACTATTACTGGGTGCCGCTCGAAGCGGTCGAGTCCCTGGAGTTCCACAAGCCGGAGCGCGCACGCGACCTCTACTGGCGCCCCGCGCGCCTCATCGTGAGGGAGGGACCGGACGGCGTGGTCTACGTCCCCGCGCTCTACTTCGGCTCGCACACCGCGCCCGACGACGAGGTGAAGCTCGGGCGCCGCACCGACTGGCTCGGCGGCGAAACCGAGCCGTACCGCGGGCGCGGGCTGCGCGAGTTCCTCGTCGGGGACGCCTCCAAGACGGTCCTGGAAATCGAGAAGATCGAAGGGGCGAAGTAA
- the tssC gene encoding type VI secretion system contractile sheath large subunit: MNRAAFTYETQLADAPAAPGAARSLLDAVLAVTGDAPEPNESRSAPQAVGRLDRFLATTDTGESLREWFGTIPEAWAGDLKGKITRALNRDVARVDELLNAQLNAILHHPAFQKFESSWRGLKYLVDQVPDGANVKIRVLPATWRDLARDQDRALEFDQSQLFRKVYSEEFGTPGGEPFGLLVGDYELTHRAYPDHPTDDVAALRGISGVAAAAFAPFVSGIDPRFFELDSFTELEIPLDLERTFAQLDYLKWRAFRGTPDARFTGLLLPRVLYRRPYGDDPGSGPGFAFREDTADPVRKGYLWGNPCFAFAAVAARAFAQSSWLADVRGARPDATNGGRVTGLPSVGYGTGHGETARSVTDAHLTDAREKELSDLGFVPLCHMPGTPEAAFYSTPSAQKPEALDTEGASANARLSAMLHYMLCISRFAHYLKAIMRDRVGAFTSPADVERLLTDWLANYVASNDDASPETKARYPLREGNVRVWEVPGKPGSYQCTIYLRPHFQLDQLTAGIRLTTQLSTRADA; encoded by the coding sequence ATGAACCGAGCCGCGTTCACTTACGAGACACAGCTCGCCGACGCCCCCGCGGCGCCGGGCGCTGCACGCTCGTTGCTCGACGCGGTGCTCGCGGTCACCGGGGACGCGCCCGAACCGAACGAGTCCCGGTCCGCGCCGCAAGCGGTGGGCCGGCTCGACCGCTTCCTCGCGACCACCGACACCGGAGAGTCGTTGCGCGAGTGGTTCGGCACGATCCCGGAGGCGTGGGCCGGCGATCTGAAGGGCAAGATCACTCGGGCACTCAACCGCGACGTGGCCCGCGTCGACGAGCTCCTCAACGCACAGTTGAACGCGATCCTTCACCACCCCGCGTTCCAGAAATTCGAGTCCTCGTGGCGCGGGCTGAAGTACCTCGTCGATCAGGTGCCCGACGGCGCGAACGTGAAGATCCGCGTGCTCCCCGCGACGTGGAGAGACCTGGCACGGGACCAGGACCGGGCGCTGGAGTTCGACCAGAGCCAACTGTTCCGCAAGGTGTACAGCGAGGAGTTCGGCACGCCCGGCGGCGAGCCGTTCGGGTTGCTCGTCGGCGACTACGAACTGACGCACCGCGCGTACCCGGACCACCCCACGGACGACGTCGCGGCGCTGCGCGGCATTAGCGGGGTGGCGGCGGCGGCGTTCGCGCCGTTTGTGAGCGGCATCGACCCACGGTTCTTTGAACTCGATTCGTTCACCGAACTAGAAATCCCGCTCGATTTAGAAAGAACTTTCGCGCAACTGGACTACTTGAAGTGGCGCGCGTTCCGCGGCACGCCCGACGCGCGCTTCACCGGACTGCTCTTGCCCCGGGTGCTCTACCGCCGGCCCTACGGTGACGACCCCGGCAGCGGACCGGGCTTCGCGTTCCGGGAAGACACCGCCGACCCCGTGCGCAAAGGGTACTTGTGGGGCAACCCGTGCTTCGCGTTCGCGGCGGTCGCGGCGCGGGCGTTCGCACAATCGTCGTGGCTGGCAGACGTGCGCGGCGCGCGGCCGGACGCCACGAACGGCGGGCGCGTGACGGGCCTACCCAGCGTGGGTTACGGCACCGGTCACGGGGAAACGGCCCGCAGTGTGACGGACGCGCACCTGACCGACGCCCGCGAGAAAGAACTGAGCGACCTCGGGTTCGTACCGCTGTGCCACATGCCCGGCACGCCCGAGGCCGCGTTCTATTCGACCCCGAGTGCGCAGAAGCCCGAAGCCCTGGATACGGAGGGCGCGAGCGCCAACGCCCGGCTCTCCGCGATGCTGCACTACATGCTGTGCATATCGCGGTTCGCCCACTACCTGAAGGCGATTATGCGCGACCGCGTGGGCGCGTTCACGTCGCCGGCCGATGTGGAACGGTTGCTCACGGACTGGCTCGCGAACTACGTCGCGAGCAACGACGACGCGAGCCCCGAGACGAAGGCGCGGTACCCGCTGCGCGAGGGTAACGTGCGCGTGTGGGAGGTGCCGGGCAAACCGGGCAGCTACCAGTGTACGATCTACCTCCGCCCGCATTTCCAGTTGGACCAGTTGACCGCCGGGATTCGGCTGACGACGCAATTAAGCACGCGAGCGGACGCATGA
- the tssC gene encoding type VI secretion system contractile sheath large subunit, with protein MANEQQAAGAAGATTTVEAGSLLDQVLTATKQTERSRAEDLVRTLAEEALKGTVTYSKNVTVTINQAIKAIDAAVSKQLNAVMHHPDFLKLEGSWRGLHHLVMNTETSTNLKLKVLNVSKKELFKDVDKAVEFDQSQIFKKLYENEFGTPGGEPYGSLIGDYEFTNHPEDIELLSKMSNVAAAAFCPFVSAADPKLFGFDKGWTDLSTPRDLAKVFDSTEYAKWKSFRDSDDSRFVSLTMPRVLARLPYGATTKPVEAFGYEEGEFDGHGAAKALEHTNYCWMNSAYVMGTKLTDAFAKYGWCVAIRGAEGGGKVEGLPAHVFKSDDGDPDLKCPTEIGITDRREKELSDLGFLPLCHYKNTDYAVFFGAQTAQKPKKYDKPEATANAAISARLPYIMASSRIAHYLKVMARDKIGSFMETKDCEAWLNRWISQYVNSNPDAGQEMKAKYPLAEAKVSVAEIPGKPGSFNAVAYLRPWLQFEELTTSLRMVARIPKIG; from the coding sequence ATGGCCAACGAACAACAAGCGGCCGGAGCCGCGGGCGCGACCACAACCGTTGAGGCGGGTAGCCTGCTCGACCAGGTGCTGACCGCGACCAAGCAGACCGAGCGGTCGCGGGCGGAAGACCTCGTCCGCACGCTCGCCGAAGAAGCCCTCAAGGGCACGGTCACCTACTCGAAGAACGTGACCGTGACCATCAACCAGGCGATCAAGGCCATCGACGCGGCCGTGTCGAAGCAACTGAACGCCGTGATGCACCACCCGGACTTCCTCAAGCTCGAGGGCTCGTGGCGCGGGCTGCACCACCTCGTCATGAACACCGAGACCAGCACCAATCTCAAACTGAAGGTGCTCAACGTTTCCAAGAAGGAACTGTTCAAGGACGTGGACAAGGCGGTGGAGTTCGACCAGTCGCAGATCTTCAAGAAGCTCTACGAGAACGAGTTCGGAACGCCCGGCGGCGAACCCTACGGTTCGCTCATCGGCGACTACGAGTTCACCAACCACCCCGAGGACATCGAACTGCTGTCGAAGATGTCGAACGTGGCGGCGGCGGCGTTCTGCCCGTTCGTCAGCGCGGCCGACCCGAAACTGTTCGGGTTCGACAAGGGCTGGACGGATCTCTCCACCCCGCGCGACCTCGCCAAGGTCTTCGATTCGACCGAGTACGCGAAGTGGAAATCGTTCCGCGACTCGGACGACTCGCGGTTCGTGTCGCTCACGATGCCGCGGGTGCTGGCGCGCCTGCCCTACGGCGCGACCACCAAGCCCGTTGAGGCGTTCGGGTACGAAGAGGGTGAGTTCGACGGCCACGGGGCCGCGAAAGCGCTGGAGCACACGAACTACTGCTGGATGAACTCGGCCTACGTGATGGGCACGAAACTCACCGATGCGTTCGCCAAGTACGGCTGGTGCGTGGCGATCCGCGGGGCCGAGGGCGGCGGGAAAGTGGAGGGGCTCCCCGCCCACGTCTTCAAGAGCGACGACGGCGACCCGGACCTGAAGTGCCCGACGGAGATCGGCATCACCGACCGCCGCGAGAAGGAGCTCAGCGACCTCGGGTTCCTCCCGCTGTGCCACTACAAGAACACCGACTACGCCGTGTTCTTCGGCGCGCAGACCGCGCAGAAACCGAAGAAGTACGACAAGCCCGAAGCGACCGCGAACGCCGCGATCTCGGCGCGCCTGCCGTACATCATGGCGAGCTCGCGCATCGCCCACTACCTGAAGGTCATGGCCCGCGACAAGATCGGCTCCTTCATGGAAACGAAGGACTGCGAGGCGTGGTTGAACCGGTGGATCAGTCAGTACGTCAACTCGAACCCGGACGCGGGCCAGGAGATGAAGGCCAAGTACCCGCTGGCGGAAGCGAAGGTGTCGGTGGCCGAGATCCCGGGCAAGCCGGGGTCGTTCAACGCGGTCGCGTACCTGCGCCCGTGGCTCCAGTTCGAGGAACTCACCACCTCCCTCCGCATGGTCGCCCGCATCCCGAAGATCGGGTAA
- the tssB gene encoding type VI secretion system contractile sheath small subunit, with translation MGSESLQKKLDRVRKPRVHITYDVETEGAMVVKELPFVVGVLGDFSGQPTEPLKPLKDRKFIQIDRDNFNDVMGRMTPGLNLKVKNTLKDDGSDLGVQLKFGNMDDFSPEKVAQQVDPVKKLLETRDKLRDLLTKVDRSEDLEGLLEKVLSNTEELKKLADQVGAKPADGQ, from the coding sequence ATGGGTAGCGAGAGCTTGCAGAAGAAACTGGACCGGGTTCGCAAGCCGCGGGTCCACATCACATACGACGTGGAGACCGAAGGCGCGATGGTGGTCAAGGAACTACCGTTCGTGGTCGGGGTCCTGGGCGACTTCTCGGGCCAGCCGACCGAGCCGCTCAAGCCGCTGAAGGACCGCAAGTTCATCCAGATCGACCGCGATAACTTCAACGACGTGATGGGGCGCATGACGCCCGGATTGAACCTGAAGGTGAAGAACACCCTCAAGGACGACGGGTCCGATCTCGGCGTGCAACTCAAGTTCGGTAACATGGACGACTTCTCCCCGGAGAAGGTCGCCCAGCAGGTCGATCCCGTCAAGAAGCTCCTCGAAACGCGCGACAAGCTCCGCGACCTGCTCACGAAGGTCGACCGCTCCGAGGACCTCGAAGGGCTCCTCGAAAAGGTGCTCTCGAACACCGAGGAGCTCAAGAAGCTGGCCGATCAGGTCGGCGCCAAGCCAGCCGACGGGCAGTAA